In Nostoc piscinale CENA21, the genomic stretch GGAAAAGAATATGTGTAAGTATTTATTCATATCTGAAATCAATAAGTTTATGCTTGATTCACAGATGCAATTAATTGAACTACTCGTTCTTTAATTTCATCGCGCACTCTGGGGAAAATTTCTGGCTGTTCTGCTGGATCATCCAATTGCCAATCTTCAAATACTTCGCGCACCACCCACTCCGGTGGTAAATTCACACCACAACCGCACAGAGAAATCACTACATCAAAATCTGCGGCTTGAAAATCACTTAGGGGTTTGGAATGCTGATCAGTAATATCAATCCCAATTTCTTGCATCGCTGCGATCGCTTCTGGCCTCACCTGACTCGCCTCTAACCCCGAACTAGTTACGACAATTTTTCCTTGTCCCAGAATTTTTGCAAAGCCTTCCGCCATTTGCGAACGAGCAGAATTCTTTTTACAGACAAACATGACACGTTTCATAAATCAATTCCTTTGTTTGTGACGATAGTTGTAATTATTTGCAGTTACCAAAACAACGCGGATCTAGCAAGGTTGCTTTCTCTGGTTCTCTCGGAAACCAACTTGCTGTGCGTTTACAAAACTCAACCAGCATTAACATGACTGGCACTTCAATTAAAACCCCCACCACCGTAGCCAGTGCGGCACCAGAACTTAAGCCAAATAAAATCACAGCCGTGGCGATCGCTACTTCAAAATGATTACTCGCTCCAATTAATGCTGCTGGTGCGGCATCTTCGTAAGCTAAATTCAGCTTTAATGCTGCTACATAACTAATTAAAAAGATGAAATTAGTTTGAATAAACAGTGGTACAGCAATTAACAAAATATGCAAGGGATTATTCACAATTAATTCACCCTTGAAGGCAAACAGCAGTACCAAAGTTAATAGCAAAGCCGTAATTGCTACGGGAGTCAAATAATTAAGAAATCGTCTTTCAAACCAATCTTTACCTTTATATTTAAAAATCCAGTAACGGCTGTACATTCCTGCTATTAGCGGTAAACCCACGTAAATTAGTACCGACAAAACAATAGTTTCCCAAGGTACAGTTAAATTATTCGCCGCTAGTAACCACCTACCCAAAGGCGCATATAAAAACAACATTGCCAAAGAATTTACAGCCACCATGATTAAGGTATGTCCCTGGTTGCCGTAAGAAAGATATCCCCACATCAGTACCATTGCTGTACAAGGCGCAATTCCTAATAAAATCGTGCCGGCAATATAAGAATTAGCCAATGCAACTTCACCACCGCGAATCATTTCAGTTCCGGTAATCAAAGGACGAAATAGCCATCCTAAGAAAAACTGAGCAAATACTACCATCGTGAAAGGTTTAATTAACCAATTCA encodes the following:
- the arsC gene encoding arsenate reductase, glutathione/glutaredoxin type translates to MKRVMFVCKKNSARSQMAEGFAKILGQGKIVVTSSGLEASQVRPEAIAAMQEIGIDITDQHSKPLSDFQAADFDVVISLCGCGVNLPPEWVVREVFEDWQLDDPAEQPEIFPRVRDEIKERVVQLIASVNQA
- the arsB gene encoding ACR3 family arsenite efflux transporter, coding for MSHNSQASTTQIQAGSNLSFFEKYLTVWVFLCIFGGIVLGRLFPGVAVALDAMSVYQVSIPIAICLFFMMYPIMVKIDFTKATNAIRAPKPVILTLVVNWLIKPFTMVVFAQFFLGWLFRPLITGTEMIRGGEVALANSYIAGTILLGIAPCTAMVLMWGYLSYGNQGHTLIMVAVNSLAMLFLYAPLGRWLLAANNLTVPWETIVLSVLIYVGLPLIAGMYSRYWIFKYKGKDWFERRFLNYLTPVAITALLLTLVLLFAFKGELIVNNPLHILLIAVPLFIQTNFIFLISYVAALKLNLAYEDAAPAALIGASNHFEVAIATAVILFGLSSGAALATVVGVLIEVPVMLMLVEFCKRTASWFPREPEKATLLDPRCFGNCK